Proteins encoded by one window of Electrophorus electricus isolate fEleEle1 chromosome 17, fEleEle1.pri, whole genome shotgun sequence:
- the ppip5k2 gene encoding inositol hexakisphosphate and diphosphoinositol-pentakisphosphate kinase 2 isoform X4 — MSENEDADQPRFFVGADDGEGEELLDPGRVLGCDCLYENVVEEDEDAEEEEYDSPPERLIVVGICAMAKKSKSKPMKEILERLCLFKYITVVTFEEEVILNEPVDNWPLCDCLISFHSKGFPLDKAVSYAELRNPFVINDLGLQYCIQDRREVYRILKAEGIQLPRYAVLNRDPARPEECNLVEGEDHVEVNGEVFQKPFVEKPVSAEDHNVYIYYPTSAGGGSQRLFRKIGSRSSVYSPESNVRKTGSYIYEEFMPTDGTDVKVYTVGPDYAHAEARKSPALDGKVERDSEGKEVRYPVILNAREKLIAWKVCLAFKQTVCGFDLLRANGQSYVCDVNGFSFVKNSMKYYDDCAKILGNTVMRELAPQFHIPWSIPLEAEDIPIVPTTSGTMMELRCVIAVIRHGDRTPKQKMKMEVRHQRFFDLFEKYEGYKSRKLKLKKPKQLQEVLDIARQLLVELGQNNDTEIEESKAKLEQLKTVLEMYGHFSGINRKVQLTYLPHGCPKTSSEEEDVRRDDPSLLLVLKWGGELTPAGRVQAEELGRAFRCMYPGGQGDYAGFPGCGLLRLHSTYRHDLKIYASDEGRVQMTAAAFAKGLLALEGELTPILVQMVKSANMNGLLDSDSDSLNSCQQRVKAHLHEILQKDREFTDDDFEKLAPTTSTSLVKSMQMIKNPVKTCDKVYSLIQNLTLQIRQRMEEPKSADIQLYHSETLELMLRRWSKLEKDFKMKNGRYNISKIPDIYDCIKYDVQHNSSLQLDHTMEIYRLSKALADIVIPQEYGISQAEKLDIAKGYCTPLVRKIRSDLQRTQDDDTVNKLHPVYSRGVMSPERHVRTRLYFTSESHVHSLLSILRYGALCDETKDEQWKRAMDYLRVVTELNYMTQIVIMLYEDPNKDLSSEERFHVELHFSPGAKGCEEDKNLPSGFGYRPASRENEGSKKKSQNDSDEESSAQRRDEPDRAFMMFRPMVSEPIYIHRKSPLPRSKKIGSVESPLQTDFIKTSTGKVLSENNSHGRPGRLHGDQKLTTGIGSHCAGLFSTMVLGGSSSAPNLQDYARTHRKKLTSSGFLDEATRGSAVKRFSISFARHPTNGFELYSMVPSICPLETLHNSLSLKQVDDFLASIAKSHNSVLDISACSPAVQGKKAPLNTYTPAKVLPCPFTQSLAKKAPERAASVRGGSSSSLPGLGRGDLVQRGLAGEKALQQNSPQRASESQAPTLPNLTDPQPAASIATSVLPASHEDISGQAQHLLAYYKTRGDSGATQAQAWAGCCRASNQSRHIPECVMLTPQKASHVGHCNVRSAQTNNHKTQSRGRPVFGPVLDALKHRPTKQSSQEEPRDGNMQPCCTTPVRIKQQGSSAAMLQEENATADTTILNHL; from the exons ATGTCTGAGAATGAGGACGCGGATCAGCCGCGCTTCTTTGTGGGAGCGGACGacggggagggggaggagctacTGGACCCTGGTCGCGTGCTTGGCTGCGACTGCCTCTATGAGAATGTTGTGGAGGAAGATGAGGACGCAGAGGAGGAAGAGTATGACTCT CCTCCGGAGAGACTGATCGTGGTAGGCATTTGTGCCATGGCCAAGaagtccaagtccaagcccatGAAGGAGATCTTGGAGCGTTTGTGCCTTTTCAAGTACATCACGGTGGTCACTTTCGAGGAGGAGGTCATCCTCAATGAGCCAGTGGATAACTGGCCCCTGTgtgactgcctcatctccttCCACTCCAAAG GGTTTCCCCTGGATAAAGCTGTATCTTATGCAGAGCTCAGAAATCCATTTGTGATCAATGACCTGGGCCTGCAGTACTGCATCCAGGACAG GAGAGAGGTGTATCGTATTCTGAAGGCAGAGGGTATCCAGCTCCCGCGCTATGCTGTTCTGAACCGAGACCCAGCCAGACCTGAGG AATGCAACCTTGTGGAGGGCGAGGACCATGTGGAGGTGAATGGGGAGGTTTTCCAGAAGCCTTTCGTGGAGAAGCCAGTGAGTGCTGAGGACCACAACGTCTATATCTACTATCCAACTTCTGCAGGAGGGGGCAGCCAGAGACTCTTCCGCAAG ATTGGCAGCAGAAGCAGTGTATATTCCCCTGAGAGCAATGTCCGGAAAACAGGCTCCTACATATATGAGGAGTTTATGCCTACAGATGGGACTGATGTGAAG GTGTACACGGTGGGCCCAGACTATGCCCACGCAGAGGCCCGGAAGTCACCCGCTCTGGATGGAAAAGTGGAGCGGGACAGTGAAGGTAAAGAGGTCCGCTACCCTGTCATCCTCAACGCCAGGGAGAAGCTCATAGCGTGGAAAGTCTGCCTGGCTTTCAAG CAAACAGTGTGTGGGTTCGACCTGCTCCGTGCCAATGGCCAGTCCTATGTTTGTGATGTCAATGGCTTCAGCTTTGTGAAAAACTCCATGAAGTATTATGATGACTGTGCAAAAATACTTGG GAACACTGTCATGAGAGAACTTGCTCCTCAGTTCCACATTCCATGGTCCATCCCTCTGGAAGCGGAGGACATCCCCATAGTTCCTACCACCTCTGGCACAAT GATGGAGCTGAGGTGTGTGATCGCTGTGATTCGACATGGAGACAGAACACCCAAGCAGAAGATGAAAATGGAGGTTCGGCACCAGAG GTTTTTTGATCTCTTTGAAAAATATGAAGGCTACAAAAGCAGAAAGCTGAAActaaaaaagccaaaacaactTCAG GAGGTTTTAGACATTGCCCGACAACTGTTGGTTGAACTTGGGCAGAATAACGATACAGAAATTGAAGAAAGCAAAGCCAAACTTGAGCAGCTGAAAACTGTTCTTGAAAT GTATGGCCATTTTTCGGGTATTAATCGCAAGGTACAGTTAACCTATCTTCCCCATGGTTGCCCAAAAACATCAAGTGAAGAGGAAG ATGTGCGCAGGGATGATCCATCTCTGTTGTTGGTGCTGAAGTGGGGTGGTGAGCTGACTCCAGCAGGCAGGGTGCAGGCAGAGGAGCTGGGCCGGGCGTTTAGGTGCATGTACCCTGGTGGACAAG GTGACTACGCAGGCTTCCCTGGCTGTGGCCTGTTGCGTCTGCACAGCACATACCGGCATGACCTGAAGATCTATGCCTCTGACGAGGGCCGCGTTCAGATGACTGCAGCTGCCTTTGCCAAG GGTCTGCTGGCCCTGGAGGGTGAGCTCACTCCCATCCTGGTGCAGATGGTAAAGAGCGCCAACATGAACGGCCTACTGGACAGTGACAGCGACTCTCTGAATAGCTGCCAGCAACGTGTCAAAGCTCATCTCCATGAAATCCTGCAGAAGGACCGGGAGTTCACCGATGACGACTTTGAGAAG CTGGCTCCTACTACGAGTACATCATTGGTGAAATCCATGCAGATGATCAAGAACCCAGTGAAGACATGTGATAAAGTCTACTCCCTTATCCAGAACCTTACCTTGCAGATTAGGCAGAGGATGGAGGAACCGAAGTCAGCAG ACATCCAGCTGTACCACAGTGAGACTTTGGAACTAATGCTTCGCCGCTGGTCCAAGCTGGAGAAGGACTTCAAAATGAAGAACGGTCGCTACAACATCAGCAAGATCCCTGATATCTACGATTGCATCAAGTACGACGTGCAGCACAACAGCTCCCTCCAGCTGGACCACACCATGGAGATCTACCGCCTCTCTAAGGCACTGGCCGACATCGTCATTCCACAG GAGtatggtatttctcaagctgaGAAGCTGGACATTGCCAAGGGCTACTGTACACCTCTGGTTCGCAAGATCCGCTCGGACCTCCAGAGGACACAGGATGATGACACGGTCAACAAACTCCACCCAGT gtACTCTAGAGGTGTCATGTCTCCAGAGCGTCATGTGCGCACCAGGCTCTACTTCACCAGCGAGAGTCACGTGCACTCCCTCCTCTCCATCCTACGCTATGGCGCACTCTGTGAC GAGACCAAAGACGAACAGTGGAAGAGGGCCATGGACTACCTCAGAGTGGTCACTGAGCTGAACTACATGACCCAGATTGTTATTATGCTCTATGAAGACCCCAACAAG GACCTTTCGTCAGAAGAGCGCTTTCACGTGGAGCTCCATTTCAGCCCAGGAGCGAAAGGATGCGAGGAAGACAAAAACCTGCCATCAGGGTTTGGCTACAGACCAGCATCCAGAGAG AATGAAGGCTCCAAGAAAAAGTCGCAGAATGACAGTGATGAGGAGTCAAGCGCTCAGAGGCGGGATGAGCCAGACCGGGCCTTCATGATGTTCCGGCCCATGGTGTCTGAGCCCATCTACATCCACAGGAAGTCCCCCCTTCCTCGCTCCAAAAAGATTGGCTCTGTAGAA TCCCCATTGCAGACAGACTTTATCAAGACCTCTACTGGCAAA GTCCTCTCAGAGAACAACAGTCATGGAAGGCCAGGCCGACTGCACGGTGATCAGAAGCTCACAACTGGAATAG GGTCTCATTGTGCTGGTCTGTTCAGCACCATGGTGCTGGGAGGCTCCTCCAGCGCACCTAACCTACAAGATTATGCTCGCACACACCGTAAAAAGCTGACCTCTTCTGGCTTCTTAGATG aGGCCACGCGTGGTTCTGCTGTAAAAAGATTTTCTATCTCATTTGCGCGACACCCAACCAATG GGTTCGAGCTGTACTCCATGGTGCCTTCCATCTGCCCACTGGAGACCCTCCACAATTCGCTGTCCCTTAAACAGGTTGACGACTTCCTCGCCTCCATCGCTAAATCCCACAATTCTGTACTGGACATTTCTGCATGCTCACCAG ctGTTCAAGGAAAGAAGGCTCCTTTAAACACTTACACTCCAGCGAAGGTTTTACCCTGTCCTTTCACCCAGTCACTGGCAAAGAAGGCACCAGAAAGAGCTGCATCAG TCAGAGGAGGGTCTTCCTCCAGTTTACCTGGATTAGGACGAGGGGACCTGGTTCAGCGTGGACTTGCTGGGGAAAAAGCACTACAGCAGAACTCTCCTCAGCGTGCCAGTGAGAGCCAAGCGCCCACTTTGCCCAACCTGACGGACCCGCAGCCTGCTGCTAGCATCGCTACCTCTGTTCTGCCAGCATCCCATGAAGACATATCTGGTCAAGCCCAGCATCTTCTAGCCTACTACAAGACAAGAGGGGACAGTGGAGCAACCCAAGCTCAAGCCTGGGCAGGGTGCTGCAGAGCCTCAAACCAATCGCGTCATATACCTGAATGCGTAATGCTGACACCTCAGAAAGCTTCCCATGTTGGCCATTGTAATGTCAGGTCAGCACAAACCAATAACCACAAAACCCAAAGTAGAGGCAGGCCAGTATTTGGCCCTGTCCTTGACGCACTCAAACACAGGCCAACCAAGCAAAGTTCTCAAGAAGAGCCTCGTGATGGTAACATGCAGCCATGCTGCACAACACCAGTGAGAATTAAGCAGCAAGGCTCATCAGCAGCCATGCTTCAGGAGGAGAATGCCACAGCAGATACCACAATACTGAACCACCTCTGA
- the ppip5k2 gene encoding inositol hexakisphosphate and diphosphoinositol-pentakisphosphate kinase 2 isoform X7: protein MSENEDADQPRFFVGADDGEGEELLDPGRVLGCDCLYENVVEEDEDAEEEEYDSPPERLIVVGICAMAKKSKSKPMKEILERLCLFKYITVVTFEEEVILNEPVDNWPLCDCLISFHSKGFPLDKAVSYAELRNPFVINDLGLQYCIQDRREVYRILKAEGIQLPRYAVLNRDPARPEECNLVEGEDHVEVNGEVFQKPFVEKPVSAEDHNVYIYYPTSAGGGSQRLFRKIGSRSSVYSPESNVRKTGSYIYEEFMPTDGTDVKVYTVGPDYAHAEARKSPALDGKVERDSEGKEVRYPVILNAREKLIAWKVCLAFKQTVCGFDLLRANGQSYVCDVNGFSFVKNSMKYYDDCAKILGNTVMRELAPQFHIPWSIPLEAEDIPIVPTTSGTMMELRCVIAVIRHGDRTPKQKMKMEVRHQRFFDLFEKYEGYKSRKLKLKKPKQLQEVLDIARQLLVELGQNNDTEIEESKAKLEQLKTVLEMYGHFSGINRKVQLTYLPHGCPKTSSEEEDVRRDDPSLLLVLKWGGELTPAGRVQAEELGRAFRCMYPGGQGDYAGFPGCGLLRLHSTYRHDLKIYASDEGRVQMTAAAFAKGLLALEGELTPILVQMVKSANMNGLLDSDSDSLNSCQQRVKAHLHEILQKDREFTDDDFEKLAPTTSTSLVKSMQMIKNPVKTCDKVYSLIQNLTLQIRQRMEEPKSADIQLYHSETLELMLRRWSKLEKDFKMKNGRYNISKIPDIYDCIKYDVQHNSSLQLDHTMEIYRLSKALADIVIPQEYGISQAEKLDIAKGYCTPLVRKIRSDLQRTQDDDTVNKLHPVYSRGVMSPERHVRTRLYFTSESHVHSLLSILRYGALCDETKDEQWKRAMDYLRVVTELNYMTQIVIMLYEDPNKDLSSEERFHVELHFSPGAKGCEEDKNLPSGFGYRPASRENEGSKKKSQNDSDEESSAQRRDEPDRAFMMFRPMVSEPIYIHRKSPLPRSKKIGSVESPLQTDFIKTSTGKVLSENNSHGRPGRLHGDQKLTTGIGFELYSMVPSICPLETLHNSLSLKQVDDFLASIAKSHNSVLDISACSPAVQGKKAPLNTYTPAKVLPCPFTQSLAKKAPERAASVRGGSSSSLPGLGRGDLVQRGLAGEKALQQNSPQRASESQAPTLPNLTDPQPAASIATSVLPASHEDISGQAQHLLAYYKTRGDSGATQAQAWAGCCRASNQSRHIPECVMLTPQKASHVGHCNVRSAQTNNHKTQSRGRPVFGPVLDALKHRPTKQSSQEEPRDGNMQPCCTTPVRIKQQGSSAAMLQEENATADTTILNHL, encoded by the exons ATGTCTGAGAATGAGGACGCGGATCAGCCGCGCTTCTTTGTGGGAGCGGACGacggggagggggaggagctacTGGACCCTGGTCGCGTGCTTGGCTGCGACTGCCTCTATGAGAATGTTGTGGAGGAAGATGAGGACGCAGAGGAGGAAGAGTATGACTCT CCTCCGGAGAGACTGATCGTGGTAGGCATTTGTGCCATGGCCAAGaagtccaagtccaagcccatGAAGGAGATCTTGGAGCGTTTGTGCCTTTTCAAGTACATCACGGTGGTCACTTTCGAGGAGGAGGTCATCCTCAATGAGCCAGTGGATAACTGGCCCCTGTgtgactgcctcatctccttCCACTCCAAAG GGTTTCCCCTGGATAAAGCTGTATCTTATGCAGAGCTCAGAAATCCATTTGTGATCAATGACCTGGGCCTGCAGTACTGCATCCAGGACAG GAGAGAGGTGTATCGTATTCTGAAGGCAGAGGGTATCCAGCTCCCGCGCTATGCTGTTCTGAACCGAGACCCAGCCAGACCTGAGG AATGCAACCTTGTGGAGGGCGAGGACCATGTGGAGGTGAATGGGGAGGTTTTCCAGAAGCCTTTCGTGGAGAAGCCAGTGAGTGCTGAGGACCACAACGTCTATATCTACTATCCAACTTCTGCAGGAGGGGGCAGCCAGAGACTCTTCCGCAAG ATTGGCAGCAGAAGCAGTGTATATTCCCCTGAGAGCAATGTCCGGAAAACAGGCTCCTACATATATGAGGAGTTTATGCCTACAGATGGGACTGATGTGAAG GTGTACACGGTGGGCCCAGACTATGCCCACGCAGAGGCCCGGAAGTCACCCGCTCTGGATGGAAAAGTGGAGCGGGACAGTGAAGGTAAAGAGGTCCGCTACCCTGTCATCCTCAACGCCAGGGAGAAGCTCATAGCGTGGAAAGTCTGCCTGGCTTTCAAG CAAACAGTGTGTGGGTTCGACCTGCTCCGTGCCAATGGCCAGTCCTATGTTTGTGATGTCAATGGCTTCAGCTTTGTGAAAAACTCCATGAAGTATTATGATGACTGTGCAAAAATACTTGG GAACACTGTCATGAGAGAACTTGCTCCTCAGTTCCACATTCCATGGTCCATCCCTCTGGAAGCGGAGGACATCCCCATAGTTCCTACCACCTCTGGCACAAT GATGGAGCTGAGGTGTGTGATCGCTGTGATTCGACATGGAGACAGAACACCCAAGCAGAAGATGAAAATGGAGGTTCGGCACCAGAG GTTTTTTGATCTCTTTGAAAAATATGAAGGCTACAAAAGCAGAAAGCTGAAActaaaaaagccaaaacaactTCAG GAGGTTTTAGACATTGCCCGACAACTGTTGGTTGAACTTGGGCAGAATAACGATACAGAAATTGAAGAAAGCAAAGCCAAACTTGAGCAGCTGAAAACTGTTCTTGAAAT GTATGGCCATTTTTCGGGTATTAATCGCAAGGTACAGTTAACCTATCTTCCCCATGGTTGCCCAAAAACATCAAGTGAAGAGGAAG ATGTGCGCAGGGATGATCCATCTCTGTTGTTGGTGCTGAAGTGGGGTGGTGAGCTGACTCCAGCAGGCAGGGTGCAGGCAGAGGAGCTGGGCCGGGCGTTTAGGTGCATGTACCCTGGTGGACAAG GTGACTACGCAGGCTTCCCTGGCTGTGGCCTGTTGCGTCTGCACAGCACATACCGGCATGACCTGAAGATCTATGCCTCTGACGAGGGCCGCGTTCAGATGACTGCAGCTGCCTTTGCCAAG GGTCTGCTGGCCCTGGAGGGTGAGCTCACTCCCATCCTGGTGCAGATGGTAAAGAGCGCCAACATGAACGGCCTACTGGACAGTGACAGCGACTCTCTGAATAGCTGCCAGCAACGTGTCAAAGCTCATCTCCATGAAATCCTGCAGAAGGACCGGGAGTTCACCGATGACGACTTTGAGAAG CTGGCTCCTACTACGAGTACATCATTGGTGAAATCCATGCAGATGATCAAGAACCCAGTGAAGACATGTGATAAAGTCTACTCCCTTATCCAGAACCTTACCTTGCAGATTAGGCAGAGGATGGAGGAACCGAAGTCAGCAG ACATCCAGCTGTACCACAGTGAGACTTTGGAACTAATGCTTCGCCGCTGGTCCAAGCTGGAGAAGGACTTCAAAATGAAGAACGGTCGCTACAACATCAGCAAGATCCCTGATATCTACGATTGCATCAAGTACGACGTGCAGCACAACAGCTCCCTCCAGCTGGACCACACCATGGAGATCTACCGCCTCTCTAAGGCACTGGCCGACATCGTCATTCCACAG GAGtatggtatttctcaagctgaGAAGCTGGACATTGCCAAGGGCTACTGTACACCTCTGGTTCGCAAGATCCGCTCGGACCTCCAGAGGACACAGGATGATGACACGGTCAACAAACTCCACCCAGT gtACTCTAGAGGTGTCATGTCTCCAGAGCGTCATGTGCGCACCAGGCTCTACTTCACCAGCGAGAGTCACGTGCACTCCCTCCTCTCCATCCTACGCTATGGCGCACTCTGTGAC GAGACCAAAGACGAACAGTGGAAGAGGGCCATGGACTACCTCAGAGTGGTCACTGAGCTGAACTACATGACCCAGATTGTTATTATGCTCTATGAAGACCCCAACAAG GACCTTTCGTCAGAAGAGCGCTTTCACGTGGAGCTCCATTTCAGCCCAGGAGCGAAAGGATGCGAGGAAGACAAAAACCTGCCATCAGGGTTTGGCTACAGACCAGCATCCAGAGAG AATGAAGGCTCCAAGAAAAAGTCGCAGAATGACAGTGATGAGGAGTCAAGCGCTCAGAGGCGGGATGAGCCAGACCGGGCCTTCATGATGTTCCGGCCCATGGTGTCTGAGCCCATCTACATCCACAGGAAGTCCCCCCTTCCTCGCTCCAAAAAGATTGGCTCTGTAGAA TCCCCATTGCAGACAGACTTTATCAAGACCTCTACTGGCAAA GTCCTCTCAGAGAACAACAGTCATGGAAGGCCAGGCCGACTGCACGGTGATCAGAAGCTCACAACTGGAATAG GGTTCGAGCTGTACTCCATGGTGCCTTCCATCTGCCCACTGGAGACCCTCCACAATTCGCTGTCCCTTAAACAGGTTGACGACTTCCTCGCCTCCATCGCTAAATCCCACAATTCTGTACTGGACATTTCTGCATGCTCACCAG ctGTTCAAGGAAAGAAGGCTCCTTTAAACACTTACACTCCAGCGAAGGTTTTACCCTGTCCTTTCACCCAGTCACTGGCAAAGAAGGCACCAGAAAGAGCTGCATCAG TCAGAGGAGGGTCTTCCTCCAGTTTACCTGGATTAGGACGAGGGGACCTGGTTCAGCGTGGACTTGCTGGGGAAAAAGCACTACAGCAGAACTCTCCTCAGCGTGCCAGTGAGAGCCAAGCGCCCACTTTGCCCAACCTGACGGACCCGCAGCCTGCTGCTAGCATCGCTACCTCTGTTCTGCCAGCATCCCATGAAGACATATCTGGTCAAGCCCAGCATCTTCTAGCCTACTACAAGACAAGAGGGGACAGTGGAGCAACCCAAGCTCAAGCCTGGGCAGGGTGCTGCAGAGCCTCAAACCAATCGCGTCATATACCTGAATGCGTAATGCTGACACCTCAGAAAGCTTCCCATGTTGGCCATTGTAATGTCAGGTCAGCACAAACCAATAACCACAAAACCCAAAGTAGAGGCAGGCCAGTATTTGGCCCTGTCCTTGACGCACTCAAACACAGGCCAACCAAGCAAAGTTCTCAAGAAGAGCCTCGTGATGGTAACATGCAGCCATGCTGCACAACACCAGTGAGAATTAAGCAGCAAGGCTCATCAGCAGCCATGCTTCAGGAGGAGAATGCCACAGCAGATACCACAATACTGAACCACCTCTGA